In the Flagellimonas sp. MMG031 genome, one interval contains:
- the pth gene encoding aminoacyl-tRNA hydrolase — protein sequence MLHFIKQLFGSHKPLLQETEPMKKFLIVGLGNIGAEYEDTRHNIGFKVLDFLAEQESFAFESAKLGAVGTFKHKGRSLICLKPSTYMNLSGKAVKYWLDKESIPLENLLVITDDINLPFGTLRLKGKGSDGGHNGLKDIQNVLQTTTYNRFRFGVGSDFGKGQQVDYVLGKWDNDQQKSMPERLEKSADLVRSFVFAGAKNTMNQFNGK from the coding sequence ATGCTCCATTTTATCAAACAGCTTTTTGGCTCACATAAACCATTATTGCAAGAAACCGAACCCATGAAGAAATTTTTGATTGTTGGTCTTGGAAACATAGGTGCTGAATACGAGGACACCCGTCACAATATCGGGTTCAAAGTCCTTGATTTTTTGGCCGAACAGGAGAGTTTCGCATTCGAAAGTGCCAAACTTGGTGCCGTGGGCACTTTTAAGCACAAGGGCAGGAGCCTTATCTGCCTAAAGCCGTCCACCTATATGAACTTAAGCGGTAAGGCTGTGAAGTATTGGCTGGATAAGGAAAGTATCCCTCTGGAAAATCTTTTGGTCATTACCGACGATATCAACCTTCCTTTTGGAACGCTTCGTTTAAAGGGCAAGGGTAGCGATGGCGGCCATAATGGTTTGAAGGATATTCAAAATGTGCTACAGACCACCACATACAACCGTTTTAGATTTGGCGTAGGTTCGGATTTTGGAAAGGGCCAACAAGTGGATTATGTGTTGGGCAAATGGGATAATGACCAACAAAAATCCATGCCCGAACGTTTGGAAAAATCTGCGGATCTCGTGCGATCGTTCGTCTTCGCTGGTGCCAAAAACACCATGAATCAATTCAACGGCAAATAA
- a CDS encoding 50S ribosomal protein L25/general stress protein Ctc yields the protein MKSITIKGSQRESVGKVATKALRNAGKVPCVLYGGDKPVHFSADEIAFKDLVYTPNAYTAVIELEDGQKFDAVLQDIQFHPVTDNILHVDFYQLFEDKPITMRIPVRLEGNSPGVRNGGRLLFRKRKLSIRALPALLPDFITVDISKLRIGQTIAVETILSDDYTFLHPDSTAIVQVKASRTSVDEELEDEDEEGVEGAEGEATEGGEAPEAEAAE from the coding sequence ATGAAGTCAATTACAATCAAAGGATCCCAAAGAGAAAGCGTGGGCAAGGTTGCTACCAAAGCCTTACGTAATGCTGGAAAGGTCCCTTGCGTGCTGTACGGAGGGGATAAACCAGTGCATTTTTCAGCTGATGAAATCGCATTCAAAGACTTGGTGTACACCCCAAATGCCTACACCGCGGTAATTGAATTGGAAGATGGTCAAAAATTTGACGCCGTATTGCAGGATATTCAATTCCACCCTGTAACCGACAACATCCTACACGTAGATTTCTACCAGTTGTTCGAGGACAAACCAATTACCATGAGAATTCCTGTTCGTTTGGAAGGAAACTCTCCTGGTGTGAGAAACGGTGGACGTTTGCTTTTCAGAAAGCGTAAACTATCCATCCGTGCATTGCCTGCATTGCTTCCCGATTTTATCACTGTAGATATTTCCAAATTGAGAATCGGTCAGACCATTGCTGTGGAAACTATTTTAAGTGACGATTACACTTTCTTGCACCCAGATAGTACCGCTATCGTTCAGGTGAAAGCTTCTAGAACTTCTGTTGATGAAGAGCTTGAAGATGAAGATGAAGAAGGAGTAGAAGGTGCTGAAGGAGAAGCTACCGAAGGTGGCGAAGCTCCAGAAGCGGAAGCTGCAGAATAG
- a CDS encoding ribose-phosphate pyrophosphokinase yields MAYQVPEPKIFACTQSVELGNKIAASYGAELGKVQFSRYSDGEFQPSFEESIRGARIFIIGSTNPSSENLMEMLLMLDAAKRASARHITAVMPYFGWARQDRKDKPRVPIAAKLVAKMLETAGATRIITMDLHADQIQGFFEKPVDHLFASTLFLPYLKGLHLDNLCIASPDMGGSKRAYAYSKALECDVVICYKQRAKANVISHMELIGDVQGKNVVLVDDMVDTAGTLTKAADLMMERGAESVRAVTTHGLLSGKAYERIQESKLTELIVTDSIPVDQSQKKIKILSCADLFADVMHRVHHNTSISSKFLM; encoded by the coding sequence ATGGCATATCAAGTCCCGGAACCTAAAATATTTGCTTGCACACAAAGTGTTGAGCTGGGCAACAAAATCGCTGCCTCCTACGGAGCTGAATTGGGAAAAGTTCAATTCTCCAGATACAGCGATGGAGAGTTCCAGCCCTCCTTTGAGGAGTCCATTAGGGGAGCGCGTATTTTTATTATCGGCTCCACCAACCCCAGTTCCGAAAACTTGATGGAAATGTTGCTGATGCTCGATGCGGCCAAAAGGGCTTCGGCAAGGCACATTACCGCCGTTATGCCTTATTTTGGTTGGGCAAGACAAGACCGTAAGGACAAACCGCGTGTTCCCATTGCGGCCAAATTGGTCGCCAAAATGCTGGAGACCGCCGGTGCCACCAGAATCATCACCATGGATCTCCATGCGGACCAGATACAAGGATTTTTTGAAAAGCCCGTGGACCATTTATTTGCATCCACCCTTTTCTTGCCTTATTTAAAAGGGTTGCACTTGGACAATCTTTGTATTGCATCTCCCGATATGGGAGGTTCCAAAAGGGCCTATGCCTACTCCAAAGCTTTGGAATGTGATGTGGTGATTTGTTACAAGCAACGAGCGAAAGCAAATGTTATTTCCCACATGGAACTTATTGGCGATGTCCAAGGTAAAAACGTGGTTTTGGTAGATGATATGGTCGACACGGCCGGAACACTTACAAAAGCGGCCGACCTGATGATGGAACGGGGAGCGGAAAGCGTACGTGCCGTTACAACACATGGATTGCTTTCGGGCAAGGCGTATGAGCGCATTCAAGAGTCCAAATTAACAGAACTGATCGTTACCGATTCCATTCCTGTGGACCAAAGCCAAAAGAAAATAAAGATATTGTCGTGTGCCGATCTCTTTGCCGATGTGATGCACAGGGTCCACCACAATACATCAATATCATCAAAATTTTTAATGTAG